Within the Pseudomonas orientalis genome, the region AACGGATGTTTGCCAATAGGCGCAACGCATATTCATGGGCGACGGCGTCATTGTCCCCCAGCAACAAGACACCGAACTCCTCCCCGCCGAGCCGCCCTACACTGTGGCTGCCTGGAGTCGATTTCAGGCAAGCGGCCATGGCGCATAAAATCTTGTCTCCCACATCGTGACCGTACTGGTCGTTTTTCTGTTTGAAACCGTCAATATCCAACATGATGAAATACCCGCTGCGCCCTCCCGCCAATGCACTTTGGAAGGTCGCCATGAAGGCGCGTCGGTTGAGAATGGAAGTAAGGAAGTCGGTCTCCGCCAACGTTCTGAACTCGCTTTCCACCAACAGGACCGAACGCATGTTCCTTAAATAGGTAAAGCTGAGAGTAAAGCCGACAGACATGGACGCGATGCAGAAAATGGCGAGATACACTTCGAGTCCGTTATACAAACCGACATCAAGCGTGGGCCACATGATTACCCAGACCAGCAGCGCAGACAGGAAATAGTCTTGAACTGCAACAAACAGGATGGCGCTGCTCACCACGATGATTACAGCAAGCGGAAGGGTGAAAACGCGTAGCTCCGCATTGGCATCAATGACGTGCGCAAAACCCAATGACAACAACACAATATAAAGAACGCCAAGCACTCTCCAGATCCAGAAGTGAGCGGTTATGCGATGAACATACCAGACCCCTAACAGCGACAGCGTGATAATAATGTTTGGCACGTCCAGCGTCGTCATGGGGTCTATCAGCAGAACCCCTATCCAGGCAACCAGCCCCACCCTTTCAATCATGTTCACAGCGGGTGATAGCAGTGTTCGCATTCTTGGTCTGATCTTGAAAATCGCCGGCATCCTGAAACTCCTTTGCCAAAATGACCTGGATGTATGTTAAATGTCCGGGCGAGCGTTAATCCATGACGCAAACGATCCTTGACGGGTAACACCCTCCTTAATCAGAAAATGCATATAACACTGCGTCGGCTACGTAAACACTATTGCGCAGCACGTTGAGAACTTAATCCAGGTCGCTGGTGACCCTGCCAATGGCTTCCACGACTTGCCTGGCACCAAGCTGGATATCAGCCATTGCCACGCCTGCCTGCTCGGATAATTTCAGCAAAACGTCAGCCTGGTCTCTGCTGCACTGGACACGCACTGCGGCTTGAGCGGCCAATTCACGGTTTTGCCGTACCACGCCCGTAATCTCCTGCGTGGCTAAACTGGTGCGGCCGGCGAGTTTGCGCACTTCATCCGCCACCACCGCAAAACCTCGTCCGTGTACTCCAGCGCGTGCCGCTTCGATGGCAGCGTTAAGCGCCAACAGGTTGGTCTGGGTGGCAATCGCGCCGATGGTGTCAACGATGGAACCGATCAACTGCGACTGGGATTCAAGCGCGGTCATGCTGTCGTTTACTGAGGCCATCTGTTGCGCAATAGTTTGAGCACCAAGCACCGAATCCGCGACCAGATCCATACCTTTGTTAGCTTTTACATCGCTGGCCAACGACACGTCATAAGCCATTGTAGCGGCGCGCTTGACTCCATCGGCCTTCTCCACTTGCGCGGTCACTACGCTGGCGAATTTGGCTATTTTATAAACCCGGCCGGCAGCGTCCTTGATGGGATTGTAAGTGGCTTCCAACCACACCACGTTTCCGCTTTTATCCACCCGGCGAAAGCGCCCGGCGTGAAACACGCCTTTGTTTAAAGTCTTCCAGAACTCGGCGTAATCCGCCGAAGCCACGTCCTCCGCCAGGCAGAAAATACGGTGATGCCTGCCCTCTATCTCGGCAAGGCTATAACCCATGGTCTGAACGAAAGACTTGTTGGCATAAATGACTTCACCCGCAAGGTTGAATTGAATCATCGCCATCGAACGGTCCAGCGCGCTGAACATTTCGATAGCCTCCCGTTCGTCCTGGGCAGGAGGGGGCGCAACGACGCCGTAGCCCTGAAATGTACGGTTTGCCGCCATAATCCAACCGATATCGAGCATCACAGCACGGCCGTCGGCGGCCCGATAGCGTTGCCGTTCGATGGCGCACAGGTTCGGGGCAAAATCGTTGTGCGGCTCATCCGTGATATCACTCACTGTCATATTCGACAGTCTTTCCAGCGAATACCCCAGCGTCGCCGCAAACCGCTGATTGGCCGAGATAATTCGCCCAGCCCCATCAACACGTATGGAGAGAAAGACCGATTCGATGCTGGCGAGCGTACCGAGGGACGTCGTCAGTTCCTCCTGGCAGTCAAGGAGAGCATTCTTGATTCGACGATTGAACACACTGACCTCCGGTGTGAGCGAGTGTAAAAAAGGACAATGCGGGTGGTTACCACTGTTTTCGAGAGGACGGCCGAATAAAACAAGGCGCTTATATCGGGCTCACGCCCTCAACAAACTGCAAGTATCCACAGACCTATTCTTAACCCCGTGCTCAGCCACACCCAGTTCCATACTCACCCGCGTGATTGCGAAACATATCGACATGGCCCGCCTCATTAACTCAACAAACGCCGGACTCAACACAATCAGACGCTTATCGCATTTGAAGTAGCCCTGTAACTCGCCCTCTTTGATCATGCGTTGCATGTGCGTTTTTGACACGCCAAGACATTGCGAGAGTTCCACATAGGATGACACTTTGTAACCGGTTTCCAGCGACCCGTTGCGCAAGGCATCCGTGTACAGCGCGAGCATTGGCAAATGACCGCCATCGCGATTAAGAATCCATTTTGCCTCAGGTAAAAGTTTATCAAGCAGGAAATCCGACTCCAGTATTCTGGTAAACCCCCGAGCATAGATTCGTAATAAATCCACGGACGTTGCCAAGCTCGGGAACCAACTGTCGTAAGGAAGGATCATCTGCGATGGCAATAAATATGACTTGATGATTGGCGTGGCATCGCGCAATGTTTTATCCGTGGGATGAAAACAACGCAAGCGTCCATCTTGAACATGGAGCTGAACGCTCATATAGCCGCTGACCACTAGAAAGGAGAAATAGGCATCCAGACTGTTGCGAGACATATAGCCGCGTTTCTGGCAAAAAGCTTTAACTTCGGACAAGGGAACTTGTTCATCTTTGTAGCCAAAGCCGATTAAAGACAGCGCGACCATGAACCTGTCATATTTCAACAGGTTTTTATAGAAAAAAGGTTTGCTCCGATAGCGTTCCATTATCAAATCGAAATGAAGGAGCATCGCTTCATCTATATTGCCTCGGGTCATTTCGGTACTGGTCTCTTCCAAATACTCAAGCAGATCAGCTGTCTTCATCGACGTCAAACAACCCTCTCTATATAGAAACAATTTTTACTGCTCACAATGCCGGTAGTATATGCGTATTCCAACGGCTGGCTGATTCACCCCAAAAATGTTTTACGGCCTTGCCTCGCCTCAAGCGCGTTCGATTGAAGCCGCGTCTGATCGACAAAGCAGAGTCGCACAGGGGCCGGGCCTGCCCCACGCAACCACATACAACCGGAGCCCCGATGCCGCTGACCAAACGCGACTGCGCCCGCCTGGAACGGCAACTGATCGCCGCCCTCACCGAGGCCTGCGAAACCGCCAAAGCCGAAATCCCGGGCTTCGACTGGCTGACCCACACCGTCGACTACAGCGCCTTCCCCCAAAGCCTGCGCGTGACCTGGGTATTCGACACCCGCGCCAACAAGGCACTCGCCCTCAGCGGCGGTGCCGACAGACGCATGCGCGAACTGACCGCCACGGCGCTGCACGAAGCTGACGTGCCGCCCTTGCCGATGGAGCGCTGCGTGCACGTTGATTGCGAAGAAGACTGCCGCCTGCAACACGAGGGCGACTGGCGTGCGCGGTTGGCGCGTCGCTAACCTGACCTGATGCCGAAGCCCGCAGGAAAAATCCCAACCCCCTGCAACGCCTTGCTCCCTTGCCTACGCATGGGTCAGAATCCGCCGGCTTGTGCGCTGGGATGGCCGTGATTAAGGTGGCTCGGTCGCTGAAGGTCTCGGCGATCGGGTTTAGTAGCCTGAAGGTTTATCCAAACAAAAGTGCATGAGCTGCATCAATCAGACATTCCTGTCTGTACTTGATGGTGGCTGTGCGCAGGGCACCTTAGGGTGCGCCGGCTTTCGTTTGGATTCCCCGGTCTACTAACCTGCGCACAGCTGCCACCCTTCTGTTTAGTAGCTAAAGGGCAGTAGCCACACTCAGGAATTCAAACATGCTATTCACCGTCGCCCCCAACGCCACCAACGAAACCCTCATCACCAACAGCTACGAAACCTTCACCAGCGTCAGCACCCTGCTGCTCGACCTGTCTGAAGACCTCAACGGCAAACACCGCGACATCGCCATGGCAATCCACCAACTGAGCGAACTGGGCGTACTGCTAATCGCCCGATTGCTCGACCGCGAAATGCCGTGTACAGGCTGATTTTCAAGCATCCAACTCGAAAGACACTTTACTCGCCGAGTCGTTGTACGCACGTACGACGACGCGGCGATTTGCTTTTGATGGCTGCGTCGAATGACACAAAATGCGGCAGCTTTCGGCCAAAAGCGGACTGGTGAATTCTTCGGGCATGGCACGAATGAACCATCAACTCGCAGTGACGGGCCTTCACGCGACTACCAGGGCTGCCGACCGTGACTTCCAAAAAACCACCAGTGGGGCCATCGAGACCCAGCAGCGCCATTTTGATAACTGTCGCCGCCCCTTCTTCAGGCGTCAAAATGCCCGAGTTACCATTGAGGTCGGTCCGCACATGCCCAGGATATCCAGCGCACCGATTTGCTCGGACAGAATCGCTGCAGCTCGATACACACTGTCTTCGACCGCAACGTCGAGATCCAAGAGGTCTGCATCGAGCCCGATATTACGTAACTGGGCAACGGCCTGCTCGCCACGGCTCCGATCGCGAGCGCCGATCCAGACAAAGAACCCAGCCTCGGCAAGCCCTTTGGCAATCGCCAGTCCAATGCCTTTATTTGCGCCGGTGACGAGCGCCTGTCGTTTGTTATTCATCGCGATAGTCCTCGAAATATAAAGATGCTCTTCCTTTTGCAAGGCTCTAGGCTGCCAACTTGAAGAGCCCGCCCCCCCATACCCGAGCCGCCTCACAAGCCGGGCATGGAGCCTGTCTTCCTGTCAGGAGGTCTGGGCTACCGCATCACTTTGAGCCCCCTGGACGTGGTGCCGTAGGTCGCCGGCAAACCGCAAGGTCACCTCACGACGAGTGAACCGCCATTCCCCATCATGCAGCTCGAACTGGTCGATGTACTTGCCGGCGCAGATAGGCTGCAATGGAAAGCCGTCGAGTTGCTGATGCACGGTGTAGTAACTCGCAGAACTCGCTTTATCGCCCGAAGGACCGACATCAATCAGCACATTGGTGATCGAATGCCACGTGCGGGGCGTGGCATCGGCATGTATCTGTAGGCCCGTCTCGAAGAAACCCAACAGCCCTTCAACCGACGAGGCCTCGTTGCCAAGCACATGAATCACCGCATGCTGAAGCACCTCGGCGACACCCGAGAAATCTCCGCTATCAAGACGATGGATATAGGTGGCGTGAAGGCGGTGAATGGCGCTCTCGGCGGCGAGACGTGCGAGTATTTCTGGTGAGTAGGTCATGACTCTCTCCGGGGCCTTAGCCCACAAAGGAATGATGTATAGCGGCGGCCATACATTTGATGCGCTCGGCAGACGACCTTGGCGGCAATCCAATATGGCGTCAGACGAACAATGATTTTGATAAGCGAGTTGTCAGCCTTGTGGCGGGGGACGAAATGGGATCAACCCTGCGGTTAAACCCCGAGGTCCGCAGCGATCCAGTGATCTAGGATTGCGACGCTCCGCCATCCGCGAACAGTTCGACACCGTTGATATAGCTGGCGGCGTCACTGGCCAGGAAGGCCACGGCAGCGCCAATCTCATGAGCTTGGCCGATACGTCCGATGGTGCTTTTTTCACTCAAGGACTCGATCACCGCCTCAGCGTGTTCCGCGAGCATATGACGCAGTGATGGGGTATCCACGGGGCCCGGACTCAAGAGGTTGATACGCACCCCGCTGCCTTTGATATCGAGCGTCCAGCTTCTGACCAGCGTGCGCAGTGCAGCTTTGGTTGCACCGTATACGCTCAGGCCAGGACCGGGATCAATGGAGGCTGTGGAGCCGATGATGATAATGCTGCTGCCCTTGCCCATGAGCGGCAGCGCTCCCTGAACGGTGAAGGTCACACCCTTGACGTTGGTGTTGAACACGCGGTCGAAGTAGGCCTCTGTGATGCTGCCGAGCGGAGCGATCTCGCCCATACCTGCATTGGCGACGAGCACATCGATTCGACCATGGCGGGTCTTGATTGCATCAAACAGCACAGCGAGGTCGGCTATTACCGAAACGTCCGCGACCACTGCGCTGGCCCGCTCCCCGAGCTTCGATAATGCCTCGTCCAGTTGCTCCTGCCGACGCCCGGTAATCACCACTGTGGCCCCCTGCCCCGCCAGTTCTTGGGCGATGGCAAGGCCCAATCCCGAGGATCCTCCGGTGACGAGAACGACTTTGTCTTGAAACTGCATGCTGATGCTCCAGTGAATGCTGAGGAGGAATGAATTTATATAGCGAACACTATATAGCTCTAGAGCATGAAGCAAGATATTTAGTGACCACTATATAAATTCACCGTTCAGCTCAGCACAGTTGCCCCGGCATATAGCGGTCGCTACAATCGCGACCACGCCAACGAGATCAACATGACCGACAAAATCCGCCAACGCCGCCCTGCCTTCGACAGAGAGGCTGGAGTCGCCATCGCCCAAGCCATGTTCCACGAACACGGCTTCGACGCGGTGAGCCTCACCGATCTGGTCGAAGCCATGGATATCAAGCCGCCCAGCTTCTATGCCGCGTATGGCAGCAAGGCTGAGTTGTTCGAGAAGGCCATGCAGCGCTATGCCCGCGAGCACGCTTTACCGTTGGACAAACTGCTAGCGCCGCACCGGCCAGTGCCTGAAGCACTCGCCGCCTTGCTGGTCGCGGCGGCGAAGCAGTATGGAAAGGACAGTGTTCTGCGAGGCTGTATGATCACTGAGGGCATGCGCGCGGACGACGAGTTGGCCCGCCAGATGGCGCAAACGTTGGCGGACGGAGGAATCAAAGTAATTCGGGATTATCTTGATCAGGCACTGCCTGAAAAAGCCCAATGCCTTACCGACTACCTTTCGATTACCCTGCGCGGGCTATCCTCTGCGGCGTGTAACGGAATGCCGCGTAAAAGGCTGATCGAGGCCGCGCAGACGGCGGGCCGGTTCATTGCTCATGAGCTGGATAAAGAGCAGCAAATGACCCGTTAGCACACACGCCCACCATAGCGTCCCACATTCCGAACTCAGCTGTTCTGCCCACCATCCACATTCAGCGTTGCGCCCGTAATGTAGGCCGCATACGGCCCCACCAAACGCTGGCTGCGTAGTCGCCACATGGGCACGACCATTGCCACGCACCTGGTGATACCGGCACTGGCAGCCTTCAACGCCCACTACCCCAACATCCAGATCGAAATAGATGCCAGCGACCGCACCGCAGACCTGGCAAGCGAAAACATCGACTGTGTCATTCGCGGCGGTGATCTTCGCGACTCCTCCCTGATCGCCCGTCGCTTGGGCAGCGTGGAATTCGTCACCTATGCGGCCCCTGCCTACCTCGCTGCGCGCGAACCGCTCTGCCATCCCTCGCGCGCGCCAATACCCTTTCGGTGGTGTACATGCCCAATCGGCATCTGAGCGTGCGAGTGCGGGCATTTGTCGATTGGCTGGTCGAATGTTTTGCGACGCACCCGCATGTGATGGCTTGAATGACACCGGCAACGCGTGGCCTCACGTGTTGCCCTCTCATCGCAACGGTCAGTAACCAACCCCGCGCACGCCGCCCGAAGCGCGAATGGACTCTCCGGTGATCCAATGCGAATCCTCGGATGCGAGGAAGACGGCAAGCGCAGCGATATCTTCCGGCTCACCGAAGCGCCCTAGCGGCGTTCCTGCCAGCAGCTTCTCGCCCAATTCTCCGGCAAAGTTACCGTGGGTACCTGGCGTATTGGTATGCCCTGGCAGGATGGAATTGACCCGGATGCCCCGTACGCCCAACTCGCGCGCCAAAGCAAAGGTCAAGGTATCGACGGCCCCCTTGGTGGCCGAGTAGACGCTGGAGGCCAGGTAGGGGTCGGTGCTGAGGATGGAACTGATATTGATGATGCTCCCACTCGCTCCTAGCAGCTTGACCGCCTCGCGCACTGCCAGCAGATAGCCCAGCACGTTGAGATTGAACTGTTTGTGGAAGGCCTCTTCGGTGAGGTCATCGATCATCTGGAACACCGCCAAGCCCGCGTTGTTGACGAGAATATCCAGGGTTCCATGCTCAGCCCTTACGGTATCGAACAGACGCACGACATCGGCGCCTATACTCATGTCGGCCTGTAAGGCATAGGCGCTGCCTCCCTGCTCGGTGATGTGTGCGACTACGGCCCCGGCCTCGATCTGGCTGGATGCGTAATTGACGATGACTGTCGCACCCTGAGCGCTGAGTGCCTTGGCAATGCCCGCGCCGATGCCTTTGGAGGCGCCTGTGACTACCGCGATTTTTCCTTCGAGTTTCATGTTTGATTTTCTCTGAGTCAGGGTTCTACTGAAGGCTCGTCGCCACCGGTCTCTGGCCGGAACGCAACGAACTACGTGCCCTAGTATTCGCCCCCCGCCTGCTCCACCGTATGCCGGTTTCTCGCACATCCTTGCCTATTCTTCTCACACGGCTTGCGCTGTCCCGATAACAAGATCATCTTCTCAGCCATGGACAAAGCAATGGCAGAACTGCGCAGCATCGTGATGCGCGCACACGATAAATGGACCGATACGGGATTGCCACGCGTGCAAATGGTCCGCGCCGAGGCATGCGCCGACCAGGTCTATCAGCCCATGCTGCATTTGGTGCTTCAGGGGCAAAAGACGCTGTCGATAGGGGATGCCGTATCTCGATACGTGGAGGGCAGCTATTTTCTGGTACCCGTGGATGTACCCGCGACGGGGCAGATTCACAGTGCCGCCACCGACCAACCCTATCTCGCTGTCAGCCTCACCCTAGATCCGGTGGTGATCTCGACGCTATTGTTTGAAGACCCCAGCACCGCCAAGCCCTCCAGAGGCTCCTGCTTTGAACCTGTGCAGGCACCGGCCGAGATGATCGATGCCTGGTTGCGCATGCTGCGCTTGATGGATCACCCCCATGAGGCTGCGGTTCTGGGTCCCATGGCCGAGCGCGAGATCCTGTTCCGCGCATTGCAGGGCCCCCTGGGCGGGGTGCTGCGAGACGTTGCGCGTCCGGAGGGTCGACTGGCGCAAATCCGACGGGCGACCCTGTGGATCCGCGAACATTACACAGAGCCATTTCGCGTGGAGCCGCTGGCTATGATGGCGGATATGAGCGTGGCGGCCTTCTACCGCCATTTCAAGTCGGTGACCGCCATGACGCCCATCCAATACCAGAAGCGCCTGCGTTTGCTGAGGGCACGCTGGTTGCTGCTGTTCGACACGCGAGATGCCACCTCGATTGCCTACACCATGGGCTACGAGAGCGCTTCGCAATTCAGCCGCGAATACGCACGGCTTTTTGGTCTGCCGCCGGCGCGCGATGCAGCAAGATTCAAACTGCCGCCCGCGGCCTAGGCAAAACCCGTTTCGTGAAAACGGGGCATCGCACCTAGAGATCGGTGATGATCGTTCCGGGAATGCTCTCGGCGAACCTGTTACCAAAAACGCCTACGGGCGTTGCAAAGCCGGAGCGTCGGTCACCGTCCAGAACGCGCCGCGCCGCCTCGATGGCCGCCAGCGGTGTGTAGGAATATCCGTTTACCGTCTCGATCCTCGAACACACCCTGCTGCCATCTTCCGCTATCACCTCGACCACAGCGCGGGCTCGATGGGCATCACGCTCCTGAGCACTGGGACCATCGGGCAGCAGTGACAAATCACCCTCAGGAAACGCATCACCGGAGATATGCACAAACATCGCGATGTTCGGTATCCGTGTCGTATGCCAACCGGTCACCAAATCGCCGAATGACAACGGCACACACAAGGCCTCGCCGTCACCAAAATCAAAATGGCGTGGCTGGGCGTCCGGGGTCGAGATCAGTACGCCATCGATTCGCGCCAGCACACCCGCGCCGATGATCTCGCCAACGCTCATCGCCGACCCCCGGGACATCGATCCCGGTACCTGGAGTGCGATGCTCAACGCCAGGGGATTCGTGACGCGCTGGGCAACGTGCGCCGCGAGGCTATCAGTGGGAACAACATCCCAGCCAACGCCGGGCAACAGCATCACTCCTGCCGTGGCGGCTTGCATGCTTAATTGCTCGGCCAGCCGATAAATATTGATCTCTGCGGTGATATCCAGGTAGTCGACCTTGGCTACGATGCACGCTGCCATCAGAGCTGGAGCCGTATGCGCAAAGGGGCCTGCGAAGTTCAGCAGCACACTGATGCCCGACAGCGAACGCGCAGCATCGGCGTCTGCCTCGAACACGCGATAAGGCACTTCAAGCTGATCGGCGAAATCGACCAGAGCCTGGCGATTGCGACCGCCTATTTCGAAAGGCAGACCCAGTGCCTTGGCCCGATGGGCAGCCATGCGGCCGGTATAGCCCGTGGCGCCATAAATCAGAAGTGTGTTCATTGGACGTGCTGCCAGTTCTTGAAGACGAATTCCAAGCTGTACCCGTCCGGGTCCAGCACATTGGCGGCGTAGTAATCGGGATCGTAGTGCAAACGCGCGCCAGGTGCGCCGTTGTCGTCACCGCCATTGTTTAGCGCCGCAGCATAGGCGGCTTCAACCTCGGCCTTACTGTGTGCGACGAACCCCACATGCAGCGCCCGCCCTTCGACGACGCCGTTGCGCAACCAGAAGAACATCCGCCCATTGGCGCCAAACCCCTTCAGGTCAGGATGCCCGGGCGGGCCATCCAAGCCGTCGTAGTCCAATCGAGCTGTGATGCCCAACGGCGCGAGCGCCGCTTCGTAAAAAGCTATAGAGCGTGCAATGTCGCTGACCGACAGGAAAATATGATCCAGCATGGTGACACCTCTCAGATAATGTAGCCGCCAGCGACTTCGATGCTTTGAGCGTTGATCCAGGCGCCTTCTTGCGACAGCAGCATGGCGATGACCCGTGCAACATCTTCGGGCTCACCCACCCGGCCAAGTGCCGTCTGCCCGGCCAGCAGGTCTTCGAACTCATCGTTGAGCCCACCGCCCAACTCGGTACGAATCGCACCTGGGGAAACCGCATTGGCGCGGATACGGCGCTCGCCGAACTCCTTGGCCATGTACCGGGTGAGCACCTCCAGCCCGCCCTTGAAGGCTGCATAAGGCGCTACCCCGGCGGTGGCCACGCGGGTCGTGGCGCTGGTCAGATTGACAATGCTCGCGTGCTCTCCCAGCAGTGGCAGCAACGCCTGAGTCAGGAAGAATGGCCCTTTGAGGTGAACATTAAAGAGGCCGTCAAACTGCGCCTCGGTGGCTGACTCCAGCGGATTGAGCAGACCGTAGCCCGCGTTGTTCACCAAGCCTGCGAGCACTGTCGTGCCCCAGACTTCCTGAATGACCGTGGTCACACTGCTGCGAAAACCCTGGAAGCTGGAAACGTCGGCAACATCGAGTTTGAGCGCAACGGCTTTACCGCCCGCCTGCTCGATGCGCTGTACGACCGCCTGCGCAGCCTCTGGGTGAGCGTTGTAGGTGAGGATGACGCCCATGCCGCGTTGCGCTACGTGTTCCGCTGCACTGGCACCTATACCGCGGCTGCCACCTGTGATGACGATTACGCTCATGATCATGCTCCGCTGCTCGTTGAATGAGCCTCCACGGTAAGGGACTGGGGCTTGATGAGCGCGACGGTTCCTGCTTCAAACTTGCCTGTTTCTGCTTTTCGCTTGCACTGCGCACCAAAGCCACGTCAGCATGCCCGGCATGAACAGCCAACTGAATGAACTGCGCACCCTCGCCGCCAAGGCCGAAAACCGTCGCACCGAGACGGGCATCCCGCGCGTGGCGATGGTCCAGGGCAAGATCCCGGAGCACATGCTCGCTGCGGTCTACGACCCGATGATCAACCTGATTTTGCGGGGCAGTAAAACCATGACGGTGGGCGACCGTACGTTGCGGTACGACCCGGCCACCTATTTCGTCATGTCCATCGAGTTACCAGCTGTGGGGGCTGTCCACCCTGCCGTCACCGGCGAGCCATACCTGGCGATCAGCTTGACACTCGATCCCATGGTGCTTTCGACACTGCTGGCGGACCTGCCCAAACCTGCCGGGCGACACGATCACGATCCTGGCTTTTCGGTCGCCGCTACCACACCCGAATTGATGGACGCCTGGGTGCGGATGCTGCGCTTGATGGGCAAGCCTGACGACATCGC harbors:
- a CDS encoding SDR family NAD(P)-dependent oxidoreductase, which gives rise to MSVIVITGGSRGIGASAAEHVAQRGMGVILTYNAHPEAAQAVVQRIEQAGGKAVALKLDVADVSSFQGFRSSVTTVIQEVWGTTVLAGLVNNAGYGLLNPLESATEAQFDGLFNVHLKGPFFLTQALLPLLGEHASIVNLTSATTRVATAGVAPYAAFKGGLEVLTRYMAKEFGERRIRANAVSPGAIRTELGGGLNDEFEDLLAGQTALGRVGEPEDVARVIAMLLSQEGAWINAQSIEVAGGYII
- a CDS encoding AraC family transcriptional regulator; the encoded protein is MNSQLNELRTLAAKAENRRTETGIPRVAMVQGKIPEHMLAAVYDPMINLILRGSKTMTVGDRTLRYDPATYFVMSIELPAVGAVHPAVTGEPYLAISLTLDPMVLSTLLADLPKPAGRHDHDPGFSVAATTPELMDAWVRMLRLMGKPDDIAALAPAYEREILFRVLQGPHGWMLREIAAPDTAMARVNQAIQWIRRDYAEPIRVESLAQRAAMSVSAFHRHFKAVTTLSPLQYQKRVRLLQARMLIIASAKSVTSAAFEVGYESATQFSRDYARVFGLPPARDAGRILEATKT